Within Rissa tridactyla isolate bRisTri1 chromosome 4, bRisTri1.patW.cur.20221130, whole genome shotgun sequence, the genomic segment TTTACAGTAGACTGAAATTATGTTACAAACTTGTTGAACACAAATACAGATTACAGGTCTACTTTATTTGCAGCTTTGAAGACAGCACTGCAAgagatttagtttaaaaaaaaaaccaaaacataaaatcCCAGTTCCTGTCTTACAAGCAGAGGCCATCAGCCTGCGCTGACATTGAGCACGTTTGCCAGCTAAGCCTGGGAACAGTCAGATTAAAACTTCATTGTTAAACACACGCTGAAAAAACATGAACCAGCCGCTTTTACCTCTCTAAGCAGAGATTTCATGTTGCCATTATCATTCAAATCAGTACATTCATGTAGAACAGTTTACTTTGGATCCCCGATGTAATTAACCACTAGTTGAAATATTAATCGTGTCCAGTACTGGAGGTGTATCCATATAAACAGCATAATTCCCCTCCTCATTGGGATTGGTTAAACTCTCTTCAATGCTTTCAGATCACAGAAATCATGATTAAGCTTCACCCACCTGCAAAAGTTTTCACAGGGCTTTCAATTCTGAAAAATCCTGCGTCAAAAACCACTTTTTCTACTTCTGGCAGTTTCTCCTGATGTGTACAATCGTCATCTCCGTCATGCTTCATTTTATCCCTCATAGCTGCTTTTATAGCAGCAAGCCGGCTTCGGGCAGCAGTTCTTCCAGCTGCTCCCAGCTTTGGTTTAGACACTCCATTTGAAATAGTCTTTTTCTGAAATTTAAGAAAGTCTCGGTCGCATCTGGAAGCTTTGGACAGATGCAGCTGCACAGGAACATCAATGCCGCTGGTGGCCACGCACAGAGACAGCAACAGGCAAGAGACATGCTGGAGACAAGGTCTCCCTTCATCTCCAGAATCTCTTGGACTACCACTCAGCTATTAAGGTTAGTCTGTTATGACCATATTAAGGATTTTTCATATTAAGTCTGCAGCTCAGAAATACTCAGTACAGCTTTTTTCTACCAAATACAGTTGATGTTTTAAATAGTGGGATACAGGGACTCCTAGTGGCAGGCAGATAAAGTAACCGCAGGACAGACGCCAGTTAGCCAGTGAAATCTCCCCTGGCATTcagtttttcaaaggaaactcTGTGTCTTGGACCATCTGTAGGGTTCTGACATTTATGGGCAGCTCACACAGACTACGTTCCCTCCAGTTTCCTGTGCGTGGAGTTTCTTACTGACCTTCATATCGTTTTTATGATTAGTTGAACAGCCTCGAGGAACTGAGAGGAGTTTAGGCAATGCGAATATGACTTGATACTCAGTCATTGGAAGCAATTCTATATTCCAAACCCAAGAGTAGATAACATAGCTTACattaaagcttattttaaaataagcaataaTTTCTTTTGGATAGCGTCAGACCCATTGATGCTTAGAGAATTAGTAGTTTAATGCTACCCATGATTCTGTCTTAATGGGACACCATTATAGTTTAGCACTCAAGGCTCAAAACTGGCAGTCACTGCCAAACTCCTGTGTAGTTTCCTTTTCCAACAGCAGTGGCCCAGTGAAAATATTCTACATCTGACAGGTAAGCATCTCTCCTACATTTAACAAACTTGCCTTACTAGCAAAGAGTCCAATGACTCCAAAAGAGTCATTGTTAATTCTTAGTTCTAATCTTTCCAGCCAAAAGAGGTAACTAACATTACAAAAACCAACTAATACAAGCGCACTTGGGAGAGGCAAGGCAGAAGGGTGCATATTGAGAGGAATTTCACTGAACATTTAAACATTAACATCTAAAGAAGCCAGATGAGTGGGGCTTTAGAAGGAATTGCTGCTTAAGAAGAGTATTCATTACTGCAATAGCAGCTTACTATTTTCGATATCTCAACACACTGTTTCATCTAGATGCCTTAGCAGACAGGCTTTAGGGGCTATTCATACCTTGACAATTGCTTTGCTTGGGACATCAAGTGGTTGCCACTCATTGTCTTGAAGCTTCTTCAGATTATCAAATTTTTTATTCACATCTTCTATCTATTGGAAATCCCAGAAAAGTACAGGTTTAATTTTGAAGACTTACCAAATTCACAATAGAACAGTGTTTCATAAAATCAAGTACTAAATTTAAGCAGAGCTATGCATTTAGATATTTCAACGGATATTGAGCACTAAACATTCTCATACAGTTGAGATGAAGGTTACACTAACATACCCAAGCTTTGGATTAGATGACAAGGCTGGTCTCATTTCTGTAGTTTAAAGGTTAGTAGGGGAGGTACCAAATCATTCGGTAAGATTTAACATCTAAAATGAAGGAGCTGGTTCTTGTGCTGAACTTAAGCACTTTGACAACGGTTGCATTTCAGGAATGCAAAAGAACACATTGCGTAATAGTCTTTATGCAAAAAAAGCACAAGTCTTCCATTATGTAGGAAACACGTCGTGCAAGCTTGTTTGCTCTTTTAAACTGCTGGCCTCAACAGCTTCCTGATGCAGTCTGTGCTCGTTCGGGACAAACTAGCTGTGCAGCATTGCCTCCTCCCTGACTGACACTCAATACAACAGCTCTCCTTAGGGTTTGTAATGGGGAGTCTTGCCTCGTTTACTGGTAAGGCCACAGAAGGCTTCATTACGCACAGCAGACCAGTCACTGGAGTGACAAGTCCTTTCCATCCTCCCTGAAACTCAgaagacacaaacaaaaaacaaatgcaaaaagggGCAGAGTTAGCAATTCTGCTACTACAGGTTTATCTAAAGCAAAAGGTGGGGATGCTCAGGAGAAACTAGGAGCTGCTCCCAGGTAAGCATAGGTAAACCCTGTTTTTCAAGTTACTGGTTCTAGCAAAGTTCCCCTCAAATATCTCTGATGTGTAAGCTGGTCAAATCCTTACGCTTTATGGAGGGAATTATAGACCTATGACTAGGGCTTTAACAATAAATCGATCTTTGTGTGTGATTTAACTAGTTATAAGTCCTTTTGCTGAATCCTGATTTACAAATACTGTTGAGAGCTATTTTGATAATTTAGAATATTATATTTCATTCTGAAACCAATGGAAGCATCAACAGAGAAAGGGAGACGAAGGTTTTCTACCATCTAAGCTCACCCCTACATAAGTTTATTGTAGTTTCTGCATTATTCTCATACTGAAGCATGGAACCTCTACTTTTCAGGTGAGCTCCAGGAATTTTCCAAAAGCTCCCAGCTTTTGGTCCAGGTAGACATCGTGACTGTATCCCCAACTCCAAACCAAAATAAGACTTGGCTACATGCCTTCATTCCAGAGAAAAACAAGATGCAGAGAACACAAGAAGACACAACAGATGAACGCATCCACCAATTACAAATTGTAGTATACCAGCTGGTACTATTCAGTATCAGAAAGTGTTAAACAGGGACCTGaattttttatgtaaaaaaaaaatcagacgtTGAATATtcgaaaaacagaagagaagttTCAATCCATTGCTTGTAAATAGCCCCATCAACTTTATTCTAGTAGGTTAATATGCAAGTACATACCTGAAAATTAACCATGTCCCAAAATCCATCTAAGTCTGCacatgttgtttctttttcaccccGTTTAAATTCACAATTATCCACCAGTCCTTCAAACTGCTTAAACCTTTCTGCTATGAGCAGTCTTGTCTGACCAATTGTGGTGCGAATAAGATCTTTAGCTGATAGCaacaagaaaacaataaagaaagtACATCTTTGAATAATCCATCATTTCACAATTGATTTAAATAAGTATTTGGAGAGTCTGgaatttatttattgattgaaCTATGTTCATCTATTGCAGATGTGCAATACAATTCAGATGGAGAACAGCTATCCATTGAACTGCTCTAAACttgcttctttcaaaaaaataagtgCTACTGCCTCTTTAAGTCTTTAAGATAAGCACTGATGACTGATCTTAATTTTCCCAGCTAAGGACACATATTCTATGctaaaatctaattttattttttaaaatcagcttgtTTAAAGTGCATACATGTAAAAACACTTAAAACTGACAACAGAAAAACTATTTCAAGATGCACTTTGTTCACTTCAGTGTCAAGGACTATCACGTCAAGTACTACACTTAAGTTTTAGTATTAGGAGATAAAGCATGCCTTTTTGTCTTCAGGCAGACACAACTCCAACCTTTATCTAATACAATTTTTAATAAGTGCTGTAGACAGTGCTATTTTGCAAATATATTCAGATACACCTACTTCCCTCTGCCCCCTTCAGTTACCATAACACCCCTTCTAGTGCCTATTACAGTTCAGTCTTACCATCCTCTGGAATGTCCAGCTTGAATTTTCCATCCCACTGGAGGCACTGAGACATCAGCCTCTCTGTCTCAGACCGAACAATATTTCTAAACATaaaggaagagtgaaaaaatatgtttttggaGAATATTCTAACTGCTGTCACTGCTTGTGACTGTAAATGATTACTatccttttgctttcagaaaaggtACACTGTCTTTGAGGAGAAGCCATGAGACTGTTAGTTTGCTGACTACCCAACGTGTAATTTCTTTTCTACTGCTTTCAAGCTTGTGTTCCTTAGAATAAGGTGTTAGTCTCCAAAATTGTATATTCTTTACTTGCACTAACAATACAAAAGGGAAGATAGGAATGTGTGCCTACTCAGGTCACTGCTGCCAGACACCAACCATCGTCAGTTAATCTTTACAAGATGTCTCTTAACTCGTGTTAAGGACCTCTGAATGAAACAAATGAACATAAACCTGAAATAGGGCACATCATGCTCTTTCTCTCCTATATCATCTGACTTCGTTTCCAGTGCTGTTGTATCTGTAGAGACAGGAATTGTTTCACTTGATCTCTGAATGGAAGTTTTCTCATCTGATTCACTTGCTGAAAAATATGAAAGGCATTTGTTCAGAATCTGGTGAAAACTAAAAACATTAGAACAATAAACTAGATGTGAACTTCCtacctttttctcctttcaaacTTGTAGTGGTTTGCTGTTCTTGAATATCTTTACCAGCAGGTGAAACCGGACTTTTTAAATTAAGCTCTTGTGCCTTAGTTTCATTGGGCTTCTCAATTACAtttctggaaacaaacaaaaaaacacattaaGAGTTAAGATACATTGAGAAACTGACATCAAATACAGCCAGATATACAGAAATGCCCCATTTGGTAGGCTATCTTACATTCAACACTAGATAATGCAAGCAATtcctattaaaattaataaatctgtgtatagatatatatgcCACAAGTCCCTGATATCTGGAGCTGCTTTACTTTAAAGCATAGACAGGATTATAGATCATATAGCTTTCTTCGCTGTTATATTAAGTCCACATTTGATTAAGCAATGGTAACAACCACAATGATCTGGTGTTTCAACATCACAAGAGTTTGTTACACAGGGCATCTCTCTATAGAAAGATGATGTTTTTCTCTATCATGACAGAGAGGTTCACTTGCATTTTAGGCCATTAGAAGAAAGAATCTTACACTGGAGATTTCGAAAAATCCCAGAAGGCATCAGGTGTCAAAAATGCATTTGCCCTAGAAGGAGTCATGGGTGTAACTTTGTAGGTCGCTAATCCACTTAATGGCTGAAACACAAAGTTTTGAGGTGCAAAAGAGCGTGTTCTGGGTCTCCCTGAAGCAGAATTGGTTTTGTCTTCCACTGAGGTTTGGTCCTGCTGAAGTTCTACTAAAACTGAATGTTTAGAATCAGATGTGGAATCTTCCATCACTGGATCCAGTTGAGCATTTTTATCCACTTCATGTTTAGAAGGAATTACCTATAACAGCACAAATAGACAAAACAAACGCTATGTTACCAAATCAGTAAAACATTTGCTATTAGGCATGGGCTGAATTACAGCATGACTCTCTGAAAGCCATCAGGAAGGGAACAGTTTCAGGTAAGTTGCTTTCTACAATAGTATACATGTTCAGAAGTCATGATTTACCAATAAGCCCTACTGGTTTTGACACCTGCAAGCCATTGTAGCAACAGGGAGAGCACTTCACTATAAAGAATGCAACAACCCACTGATGGAGCTAAAGTAGTAGAACACCTCACCTAccaaaaaagtaattaaaatcagCAAATGCTTGCTCACACTACTAGAAAAAAACGCTTTAAGGGGATAAGAGCAGAGTTACAAGCTCCAAATCCAACTAGGCCAGCTGAATAATCACAGTTTATACACATACTGTAATCCAAAGACAGAAGAACAAGCTAAAATAAGCTGATAACTGAGGAATGCAGCCCGAGACAAGAATACAAGTGCAGTTAGGACCACAGAATGTCgttcaaagaggagaaaaagttaATCAATACATTAAGTCCACATTCCTATGAGATGAATGACTAGATACGCGTTCTGTAGAAGTTCGAGATACCTGTAACTGAGATATTGTTAGCTCAAACCAGCCAAAACAGCCTAGAatgtttttccagaaaatatgCATCTTCAGTCCACTGAAAGTCTTGTTATAGTTTAGATATCTCTGCTTGGAATGCAAGCCTTGAATTCAACTTTTAACACACTTCTTGTAATGAGATGACTGAGGTTACAGCAAGAGTTTGCCAACTGGCAGCACAAAGCAACTCCTGCCTATGAAGAGGTACTTACCTAAGCAAAGATAAAGTGCCTCTTACCTCCTGTTAGTGTTGTGCACCATTGCACCAGTTTTAAGAGACTACTAGAGCACAGCTGCAATTACGGAAACAGGAATGGAGATGGAAGGCATGAGGGAAACATGAGGTGAGAGAGAATAGTAGAgtgcaaagaaagagaaatatcaTTGATGATTTTTGCACAGGACTGTCAGCGCATGAAGGCACATGCAAATTGTTTGGGAACCTGGATTGGAGGGCTGTGAGGAATTCACATGCTGCTGTCTCTATATAGAGGTAGAAAAGTTTTTTATAGCAGTGACGCTAAGAACCACAATGACTGCCTTTAATTCCCATAAATCACATCTACCTTGCAGATAGAATaacattttcagctttattttttggtGGTTCAAAACctaaaaatgccatttatttctTAGCTTCTAGACTCTCATATCTTTATCCCAGCAGGAAAAGGACACATTCAGAGTATGTTTCAAAAAGTAATGAACTGCACAAAATTTACAAACGCGAGATAAAAACAGCAAACTAAgcaggcctttttttttattattttccatttcgACCATTAAATGACCTACCTCCGTGATGTCAGGTTTGACTGCttgcttctgctttcctgcatTTGCTGTCTTTCTCTGTGACTGGTTACCTAGAATAAGAGAAACTCCCAAAGGTCAAAAAGGCATCTGATTAAGACAGTCTTTCACCAAAAGATTGCTATAAAAGTCCAGCGGTTAAAGACAGGGAGAgactgttttggttttgagtGGGAGGTGGCTAGAGGGCAGACAACTAATTGCAAAAGTTAATTCAAAAGAAAACCTGGCCTAGGATTTAATATCGTTTAAGAGATGTATCACCAAGAAAACAGATTAAGTCATTAGTCTTTAGATGTTGTCATAcactaaaaataaaagtcatcTTATTTCCTTAAAGGCTGACAAGATAACTGTCAAGCCAATTTGagttcagatttttaatttctatatGGCATAGGATTTCTATGGGTGAGTTGAAACCAATACTAACACAGCTGTGCTTTCAGACTAGGGGTTAAATTCTTTCACCTATAATACAAGAGACACTCCAAAACGTTCTACAGAATATCCTGAGagcaaaaatatatattaaaaatttccCCTTCAGTATCCATCATGTTCCCCTATTCTAGTAAACAGAGAAACGTGGATGAAGAACATAGGCTCTCATCTCTTCCAGAGGTATCTGTTCCTGATCACAGGCTTAATAATCTTAAATCCTTAAACAGCGATACACCAAGGTGGCAAATCTTTACCAGCTCTCAGGTGTTGTTCTTTCAGTTTATAATTACTATATGGATATTGATGCTCCACACTGATGGATTTTATGGGAAACTGTCCAACGTTGGTTTCAATATCTTGATTTAAATATTGGAATAGAGTTCCAGATGAGAGTCTAAGTGATGTAGTATTTAGTCCTTTCCTTACATGACAATTTGGCATGATTTACCATATGGTCTATCTATCCAGAGGAGGTGGTTACACAGCAGAATGTAGTGTTCTAAGACAGTTAGAAGAAGCTGTATCTCTACAGCACAACAGAGTGCCTGAGATATAAGCAAGATCCTAAAGACAACAGAACTGTCTTAGTGTATCATTTAACAGTGAGTCTAACAGCagcatataaacatacatatgttgTTTCCAGTCCTCGCTTACCCAGTACTAGATGGTATCTCTTTACAGCACACTGTTCCAAATACCTACATATCAGGCTTGAGCTACACAAGCAGGACTGTATTCACTGCCTCCCTTACCAGTAGTAACTGCAGCAGCTGTGGTTTTCAGCATCTGCCTCGCAGCAGAGGAGGCTGCTCTGGTGATTCTTGCATTTGAGGTTGTCTGGACAGCAGGCTGCAACACTGTAAGAAATGTTAATTCCAGAGATTTCAAAGCTTAATAAGAATCTGCATTCAGATGACATAATTGAAAGTTTATGTTTGGTCAAAATCAGAAAAGTGCACTAAAAATTATTAGTTGGATTAGTTCGCTAGAAttaatgtgttggtttttttatcagTTCAGTGCAAGCAGTGCTAAATACGAACAGAACAGCTCAGCCCTGGTGTCAAGGCAATGCTCTGAAGGATCTTGATTAAAGATGGTTTTGTTGTACAGTAGTACCTCCAGGACCTAGTACTATCAAGGCACCAGTGTGCTCGATGTCATGTACAAAGCGTAAGGAACCTTTCTCAATGTCCCCTGCAATCAGAGTCAACATCCTCCCCATTTTACATGATGAAGCTTTCTGGAGTAATAACTTGCCATGGTTATTTGCTCAGTTGGAAGCTTAAGCAAACCATCTGTACAAGAAAGTGATGCCCTGGTCATTAAATTAAAGTATTCTAAGGTCTGAATTTAATGTAATCTAATAAAGTATTCTTAAAATTAATAGAATCCCACCTGAGGTATTTTATAAAATCAGGTTAAGATGTATTACCCATCTTAATGATTTTCATCTTTGTATTTTAGTACTGGTTTTAGTACTGAATGATAGCATTctcctgcacagaaaaaaaatttaaccaGAGCTCTTTATTTCACACCCTCCCTTTCTATATCTACTTGAAATCTAGTTACTGTTAACACCATTTGCGTTTTTAATGTCATTGTAGCTTCTACAGAATTGCAGCTTGAcaagttgggaaaaaaattactagaTAAATAACTATAACATTTGATTTATCCAAACATTCACTTCCCTAACACATTTATACTAGTGTTTAAATACATACAATGTGTATTCTTGATTCAGCAAAAACCATTATCAAGTCTAGTggatgataatttaaaaaaaagttttaatcgTTACATCAAACACCGATAATAGATCTTTTAAGTATTCGTTAAAGGCATGactgaaatttatttaaattaaggtCTACTGCTTGCTGATTTAATTAAGTTAACAATGCGAGAGTCATTTCACTGTAAATTACTGAATATCTTGCATTAATATCAGTATTTCACATGACTTAGCTGTATCTACTTAAGGCATGGATCTCACTGTGCTATCAGGAAGAATTTCTAATCAAAGGTATTCTACTCCCTTAAACAAAGGTGTcatgggttgggatttttttttgttttgttttcttaagaaacatatgCAATTGTCACATCGAAGATACAAAAGGGGCTGttgtaaaatatgaaaacaaaagattGTGCCTGTCATTTATAAAGAAGACAATCACACATTTACTCAGTTGCATTAGTGTGAATCAGAAGTTCGGTGTCCTATCTCACACATTAAATATATATGCTGATGTGCTTTACCAGAAGGCTATCCTTTTCCAGACCTTTTTCAATGCTGAATTACAGAAGCAGTTTTATTTAGAAACCACAGATAATAGCATGTCTGCTGATAAGACAGAAGAAAGGcttcactgaaaatattacagCTATGTTCCATGTTACCCACAATACCAAGGAAAATTCATATTTTACTTATATCAGCTATTCTTCATCTTTCCAGGTGAAGCATTTGCTCTTCTGTAACAGCAGCAGCTACTATATGTGATATTCTTCTTAGAGACATACAGGAAGCTCTGCACAGCTCCAAATGCTGAAGCATCAGCCATGTAATTCTACCTactgacctttttcttttccctctcctagGGTGAATAACCAGTAACCAGGACAGCATTAAGTATCCTGCACTCTTTTCCCAGCCCATAGTGGCAACAAGTACACGCAACACTCAGAGACACACACTTGATAATCTGTCAGCTGCTGCCCTTGTCATAGTCGGTAGGAATGGCCATCCTAAGAACTCCTTATTTCGTACACCCAAAAATTTACTGTGGATCTCTCTCAAAGATGTTCCTTGCCTCCCTCCCATAATGTCACAACTACTGACTCAGAAAAACACAGATTCAGATGTACTACTTTCATACCTTTCTTGTTTTCAGCCGCTTTGTCTGTACTCATCTGTTTACGTCCTGCTTCTGTAGAGCGCACACCATGCCCATTGGCAGAGACCTAcaaaagaagaacattttttgtgaaatatCACATTTCCAGAAAAGCAGCCGCctaatttcttttctcatctttctaTCTTAGGCTCCAGTAAAACAAATGGTCAAATAATTTGGCAcagagggctttaaaaaaaaaaaaaaagagaaattaagggTAAATTAAATAGCTCATTTTAGGCGTGTGTGAACATGCATTATCCAGCTAAAAATTTGTCAgaagaagaacaaagaaaaatatttaagaaacagtTTCAGTTTATTATGAAACTAGGTGCCAACTACTGCCACATCTTAGTACATATTACATGTTGTAATAATCATTTTTCAGAATATTAACGTAGTTGTCCCTTTGTAAAGTTATGACTGAAAATCCCTCAAACGCATTCAAGTTTCATGAGGCAAGATTGCTAGATTCAAAATATAGCTTTTACAGATTATTGCTGGTGAAATTCCTcaaaaaaacctacttttttaTACAAGTAATAGCAGAAGGGACTGCCAAGATTCACAGTAAAAACACACCAACATTGAAGAGATTTTTGAGTGAAGAAGGAACTGACTCTTTATAATCTGCATTCATGACAGATTTTCTGCATTCAAGTTCCTCCAAGCCAAAACCAAAGCACGTAAGATTCAATCTCACTACTACCTCTACTCTAATTTGCAGTCCTTGCTGACTACAACGTTTTGTACTGAAAAACTGATCCAGAAGAGCTGTGCACTTTTTTCAGTTTGTACTGACCTAATCAAAGTCTCTGTAGTTCAGCTCAGAACAATGCTCAAACGAGCATAATAAGGTCTATTAGCTTGCTGAAAGCTTTTCTCATCTAATTTGTCTTTCTCACCAGCAAAACCTCCTTTGAGGCAGCACTCAACTTATAAGCATACAATCCTGAGTTATGGTCTGAAGGATGATTGCATCCT encodes:
- the DLGAP5 gene encoding disks large-associated protein 5; this encodes MAATSQFVSRYKKDLSTETLRVKVARRKSVLQKENRHKLFEKGRQFGLADVNVQRPKERGISQLNETSETCSQENSRVKQKQPTNAATKRMNERKEMLQRYKEEKELRKLREQREKAKKGVFKVGLYRPTAPGFLSLVPEEPAIVKPREKAAPAYSGRITRSKAKNQEEKTVIPTALKHSTVSANGHGVRSTEAGRKQMSTDKAAENKKVLQPAVQTTSNARITRAASSAARQMLKTTAAAVTTGNQSQRKTANAGKQKQAVKPDITEVIPSKHEVDKNAQLDPVMEDSTSDSKHSVLVELQQDQTSVEDKTNSASGRPRTRSFAPQNFVFQPLSGLATYKVTPMTPSRANAFLTPDAFWDFSKSPVNVIEKPNETKAQELNLKSPVSPAGKDIQEQQTTTSLKGEKASESDEKTSIQRSSETIPVSTDTTALETKSDDIGEKEHDVPYFRNIVRSETERLMSQCLQWDGKFKLDIPEDAKDLIRTTIGQTRLLIAERFKQFEGLVDNCEFKRGEKETTCADLDGFWDMVNFQIEDVNKKFDNLKKLQDNEWQPLDVPSKAIVKKKTISNGVSKPKLGAAGRTAARSRLAAIKAAMRDKMKHDGDDDCTHQEKLPEVEKVVFDAGFFRIESPVKTFAGLLSKTPHRSSQRTSEKLATPKSSSRALVQSTPSMLRNPEDATVKQTPVLKGFHPAQNLKMHQFPTEKTPPLEELPGVFLEQSISVEHHSPVAGTAEGTKVLENSSSELKVMDGMEEMELSAAEQEGQDIVMRSPEKETGTETDFAESGEPKIHQTDVSCGDLTSIGRNPFDMPMLDAEPLPFTPVRSQAQKFAAAEALSDLIVFSPLSPSGEK